Proteins found in one Paenibacillus borealis genomic segment:
- a CDS encoding alpha/beta fold hydrolase, which produces MDKIIRLSDGSELKAGLVGHPGSPVIMLPVAKESVYGQEADHLRLWGVDPELGQHFIDGLSDTFQLLYFDYEGQRLQHPNPDNLTPESIVQDLLIIASEMNVEKFSYYGYSWLALVGLQLAIRTGRLESLFMGGFPPLEGPYQEMLIVTNQTYQQALTNQSFSADDEQSPINPEQVDWGNIQVKISTNQTKQFVTMYQSLMEFDDREIQHKLVIPRLAFAGEKDTIVYGENFGNVTVDIIGKLERNKSALEQFGWDIEILKGNDMDHTKAMQPATVLPLLKPWLIRNLQMNS; this is translated from the coding sequence ATGGACAAAATTATTAGACTATCAGATGGATCAGAGTTAAAGGCTGGACTGGTTGGACACCCCGGCTCTCCTGTAATTATGCTTCCGGTTGCCAAAGAATCCGTATACGGACAAGAAGCTGATCATCTGCGGCTGTGGGGAGTAGACCCCGAATTGGGACAACATTTTATTGATGGGCTCTCTGATACCTTCCAGCTTCTATATTTTGATTACGAAGGGCAACGGTTACAACATCCGAATCCGGATAATCTCACACCTGAGAGCATAGTCCAAGACCTGCTGATTATTGCCAGTGAAATGAACGTTGAGAAGTTTAGTTATTACGGTTATTCATGGCTGGCATTAGTCGGACTGCAGTTAGCCATACGTACCGGCAGACTCGAAAGCTTATTCATGGGCGGTTTTCCGCCGTTAGAAGGCCCATATCAGGAAATGCTGATAGTGACAAACCAAACATACCAGCAAGCTTTAACTAACCAATCATTCTCTGCTGATGATGAGCAAAGCCCCATTAATCCAGAACAGGTCGATTGGGGGAATATTCAAGTTAAGATCAGCACGAATCAAACAAAACAGTTTGTTACAATGTACCAAAGCCTGATGGAATTTGATGACCGTGAAATACAGCATAAATTAGTTATTCCAAGACTAGCATTTGCCGGAGAAAAGGACACGATTGTGTATGGAGAAAACTTCGGTAATGTAACCGTTGATATCATCGGCAAACTTGAACGAAACAAATCTGCATTGGAGCAGTTTGGATGGGATATAGAAATTCTAAAGGGAAACGATATGGACCACACCAAAGCGATGCAGCCCGCTACCGTTCTACCGTTGCTGAAGCCTTGGCTGATTAGAAATTTGCAAATGAACAGCTGA